From one Humulus lupulus chromosome 8, drHumLupu1.1, whole genome shotgun sequence genomic stretch:
- the LOC133795950 gene encoding uncharacterized protein LOC133795950: MEFTSVIILRNTIKEYFIHVDREYVLRVNDAHRVRVKCRGEGCEWMMFALVHGGRDSCTFKVKTLIDKHTCGLVFNNIHVNTTWLAKHFLDHFRLNPSMTYAAYKEITTKIKFAQVSSWSFVRAKTKARKILQGSIGEQSILDEYYKMLLSTNRGSTTKIITSVVDGKRTFQRVYICLKACKDGWIRGCKPLIGLDGCFLKGYCKGMLLAVVGIDGDNSMFPIAFAVVEKENTEVWKWFMELLKSDLLIEDTKKITMMSDRQKSLEIASGELFNGSEERFCVRHLHSNFKKDYLGLLLKQLLRAAACSTTLPQFDKAMKELKNVNEGAYNSLSDKTPSEWTKSHMSEYPKCDMLLNNLCESFNAAIIDARDKPIIMLLEKIRFWLMSHFYKKKQAMEKWTQPVGKSILKILEKNKQVAKNFLVTRAKNYTFKVTISSIINGLRDQKVYM, encoded by the coding sequence ATGGAGTTCACATCCGTCATCATCCTCAGAAATACAATAAAGGAATACTTTATACACGTTGATAGGGAATATGTCTTAAGAGTGAATGATGCCCATAGAGTGAGAGTGAAGTGTAGGGGTGAGGGTTGTGAATGGATGATGTTTGCATTGGTGCATGGTGGCAGAGATAGTTGCACTTTCAAGGTGAAGACACTTATTGATAAGCACACTTGCGGTTTAGTGTTCAATAATATACATGTCAACACAACTTGGCTTGCAAAGCACTTTCTTGACCATTTCAGATTAAATCCAAGCATGACATATGCTGCATATAAAGAGATCACTACGAAAATCAAGTTTGCTCAAGTGTCAAGTTGGTCTTTTGTTAGAGCAAAGACCAAGGCTAGAAAGATATTGCAAGGATCTATTGGGGAACAATCCATTCTTGATGAATACTATAAAATGTTGTTGTCCACTAATCGTGGCTCCACAACAAAGATTATAACTAGCGTGGTTGATGGCAAAAGAACATTTCAGAGAGTCTATATATGTCTTAAGGCTTGCAAAGATGGTTGGATAAGAGGGTGCAAACCTCTAATTGGGCTTGATGGGTGTTTTTTGAAAGGTTATTGTAAAGGAATGCTATTGGCTGTTGTAGGTATTGATGGGGACAACTCTATGTTTCCCATAGCGTTTGCTGTAGTTGAGAAAGAGAATACTGAGGTTTGGAAGTGGTTTATGGAGTTGTTGAAGTCTGATCTTCTAATTGAAGACACTAAGAAGATCACAATGATGAGTGATCGACAAAAAAGTTTGGAGATTGCATCTGGAGAATTATTCAATGGAAGTGAGGAGAGGTTCTGTGTTAGACACCTCCATTCAAACTTCAAGAAGGACTATCTAGGTCTTCTACTTAAGCAATTGTTGAGGGCAGCAGCTTGTAGTACCACATTGCCTCAGTTTGACAAAGCAATGAAAGAACTAAAAAATGTGAATGAAGGGGCTTACAATTCGTTGTCAGATAAAACACCATCAGAATGGACAAAGTCTCACATGTCAGAGTATCCAAAATGTGATATGTTACTTAATAATTTATGTGAAAGCTTCAACGCAGCCATCATTGATGCTAGAGACAAGCCAATTATTATGTTATTGGAGAAAATAAGGTTTTGGCTTATGTCTCACTTTTACAAAAAGAAGCAAGCAATGGAGAAATGGACTCAGCCAGTGGGCAAAAGCATCTTAAAAATCTTGGAGAAAAATAAGCAAGTTGCAAAGAATTTCTTGGTGACAAGAGCTAAGAATTATACATTTAAGGTGACGATTTCTAGTATTATCAATGGACTTAGAGATCAGAAAGTGTACATGTAG